A window from Listeria seeligeri serovar 1/2b str. SLCC3954 encodes these proteins:
- a CDS encoding 1-phosphofructokinase: protein MIYTITLNPAIDRLLFINGELEKRKTNRVIKTAFDCGGKGLHVSGVLSKFGIKNEALGIAGSNNLDQLYAILEEKHINHDFLVEAGTSTRECFVVLSDDTNGSTMIPEAGFSVSQTNKTNLLKQIAKKVKKEDMVVIAGSPPPHYTLSDFKELLETVKNTGAFLACDSSGDYLKLAVQLGVDFIKPNEEEVVAILAEKTESLEENIRSLALKIPYLVVSLGGKGSICAHNGKLYQAIPPVVKERNDTGAGDVFVGAFIAGLAMNMPIMETLKVATGCSASKVMQLDSSSFDLEAAGQLKNQVSIIQLEER from the coding sequence ATGATTTACACAATAACGTTAAATCCAGCGATTGATCGGTTACTTTTTATTAATGGTGAGTTAGAAAAAAGGAAGACAAATCGAGTTATAAAAACAGCTTTTGATTGCGGGGGAAAGGGGCTTCATGTTTCAGGAGTATTATCCAAATTCGGTATTAAAAATGAAGCACTTGGAATTGCGGGATCAAACAACCTTGACCAACTATATGCGATTCTAGAAGAAAAGCACATTAACCATGATTTTCTTGTGGAAGCTGGAACTTCGACAAGAGAATGCTTCGTCGTCCTTAGTGATGACACAAATGGCAGCACAATGATACCGGAAGCTGGTTTTTCCGTAAGTCAAACCAACAAAACGAATCTTTTAAAACAAATCGCTAAAAAAGTTAAAAAAGAGGATATGGTGGTGATTGCTGGATCTCCGCCTCCTCATTATACATTATCTGATTTTAAAGAACTACTAGAAACCGTTAAGAACACGGGTGCTTTTTTAGCTTGTGATAGTTCCGGTGATTACTTAAAACTTGCTGTTCAATTGGGTGTTGATTTTATTAAACCAAATGAAGAGGAAGTGGTGGCTATTTTGGCAGAAAAGACGGAATCACTCGAAGAAAATATTCGCTCGCTTGCTCTCAAAATTCCTTATTTAGTCGTTTCGCTCGGAGGAAAAGGTTCGATTTGCGCGCATAATGGCAAATTATACCAAGCTATTCCACCAGTCGTAAAAGAACGAAATGATACAGGAGCAGGAGATGTTTTTGTCGGAGCTTTTATTGCTGGACTAGCGATGAATATGCCAATTATGGAGACATTAAAAGTAGCGACAGGCTGTTCAGCTAGTAAAGTGATGCAGCTTGATAGCTCGAGTTTTGATTTAGAAGCAGCCGGACAATTAAAAAATCAAGTAAGTATTATACAATTAGAGGAGAGATAA
- a CDS encoding glycine betaine uptake BCCT transporter, translated as MKKLTTVFWGASLLVLLAVLFGAFFPDQFGTLTTNVQQFLTSNFGWYYLFVVAIIIIFCLFLVLSPIGSIRLGKPGEKPEYSNLSWFAMLFSAGMGIGLVFWGAAEPLSHYAVQAPGGEVGTQAAMKDALRYSFFHWGISAWAIYAIVALALAYFKFRKNAPGLISATLYPILGKHAKGPIGQLIDIIAVFATVIGVATTLGLGAQQINGGLTYLFGVPNNFSVQLTIIVIVTILFLLSAMSGLDKGIQLLSNVNIYVAGVLLVLTLILGPTLFIMNNFTNSFGDYLQNIIQMSFQTAPDAPSARAWIDSWTIFYWAWWLSWSPFVGIFIARISRGRTIRQFLLGVIVLPSLVSIFWFAVFGGSAIFVEQHANAGLSKLATEQVLFGVFNELPGGMILSIVAMILIAVFFITSADSATFVLGMQTTGGSLNPPNSVKVTWGLLQAGIASVLLYAGGLTALQNASIIAAFPFSIVIILMIVSLFVSLTREREKLGLYVRPKKSQRSLL; from the coding sequence ATGAAAAAATTAACTACTGTTTTTTGGGGAGCTAGTTTATTAGTTTTGTTGGCTGTTTTGTTCGGAGCTTTTTTTCCTGATCAATTTGGAACACTAACAACTAATGTGCAACAATTTTTAACAAGTAATTTTGGTTGGTATTATTTATTCGTTGTGGCAATTATTATTATTTTTTGCCTATTTTTAGTGTTAAGTCCGATTGGTTCGATTCGACTTGGCAAACCTGGGGAAAAACCAGAGTATAGTAATCTTTCATGGTTTGCGATGCTATTTAGTGCTGGTATGGGGATTGGTTTAGTGTTTTGGGGAGCTGCTGAGCCATTATCTCACTATGCTGTTCAAGCGCCCGGTGGTGAAGTTGGTACACAAGCTGCAATGAAAGATGCACTGCGCTACTCGTTCTTTCACTGGGGAATTTCTGCCTGGGCGATTTATGCAATTGTCGCACTCGCACTGGCTTACTTTAAATTCAGAAAAAATGCACCCGGCTTAATAAGTGCTACATTATATCCGATTTTAGGAAAACATGCGAAAGGCCCGATTGGTCAACTCATTGATATTATTGCTGTTTTTGCAACGGTAATCGGTGTTGCAACCACACTTGGACTTGGAGCTCAACAGATCAATGGTGGGTTAACGTATTTGTTTGGAGTACCGAATAATTTTAGTGTACAACTGACGATTATTGTTATTGTCACGATTTTATTCTTACTTTCCGCAATGTCTGGGCTTGATAAAGGGATTCAACTACTTAGTAATGTAAATATTTATGTGGCAGGAGTTTTACTGGTTTTAACTCTTATTCTCGGTCCTACACTTTTTATTATGAATAACTTTACCAATTCGTTTGGTGATTATTTACAAAATATTATTCAAATGAGTTTCCAAACTGCTCCTGATGCGCCAAGTGCTCGAGCTTGGATTGATTCTTGGACGATTTTCTACTGGGCTTGGTGGCTATCTTGGTCTCCTTTCGTTGGTATTTTTATCGCACGGATTTCTCGTGGTCGGACCATTCGCCAATTTTTACTTGGTGTTATCGTGCTGCCTTCGCTAGTTAGTATTTTCTGGTTTGCAGTCTTTGGTGGTTCTGCTATTTTTGTTGAACAACATGCTAATGCTGGTCTTTCTAAACTTGCGACCGAGCAGGTACTGTTTGGAGTCTTTAATGAGCTTCCAGGTGGAATGATTTTATCAATAGTTGCGATGATTTTAATCGCCGTATTTTTCATTACTTCCGCCGATTCAGCGACTTTTGTTCTCGGAATGCAAACAACGGGTGGTTCATTAAACCCGCCAAACTCAGTTAAAGTAACATGGGGACTCTTACAAGCAGGAATTGCCAGTGTTTTACTTTATGCAGGTGGTTTGACTGCTCTACAAAATGCGTCAATTATCGCCGCGTTTCCGTTTTCGATTGTTATTATCTTAATGATTGTCTCGCTATTTGTATCACTTACTAGAGAACGAGAGAAATTAGGACTTTATGTAAGACCGAAGAAATCACAACGGTCACTACTATAA
- a CDS encoding class II aldolase/adducin family protein → MLYQKEREDLAKIVKTMFDRFETNAAGGNVSVRMNNEHIIMTPTLMSQARLCDLSPYEILVVDNNNEVVEGDGRITREINLHRACYVENPDIGCVLHAHPKESMLFATLGMELPNLTEATQKLGQIPTLTFAPATSPELAEIVRKHVIELGDKAVPSASLLNKHGIVVLESTLHKAYDMLERIEYNAYIAEKAMVFDALGIKKLVHDGELNYNLEE, encoded by the coding sequence ATGTTATACCAAAAAGAGCGTGAAGATTTAGCGAAAATAGTGAAGACAATGTTTGATCGTTTTGAAACGAATGCCGCGGGTGGAAATGTCAGCGTGCGTATGAATAACGAGCATATTATTATGACGCCAACCTTAATGAGTCAAGCACGGCTTTGTGACCTGTCACCATATGAAATTTTAGTCGTGGATAATAATAATGAAGTGGTAGAAGGAGACGGTAGAATCACGCGGGAAATTAATTTGCATCGTGCTTGTTACGTAGAAAATCCGGATATCGGTTGTGTACTTCATGCGCATCCAAAAGAATCCATGTTGTTCGCAACGCTTGGCATGGAGCTTCCAAATTTAACAGAAGCAACGCAAAAATTAGGACAAATCCCTACACTAACTTTTGCCCCAGCTACAAGTCCAGAACTAGCAGAAATCGTTCGGAAACATGTCATTGAATTAGGCGATAAAGCTGTTCCCAGTGCTAGCTTACTTAATAAACACGGAATTGTGGTATTAGAATCCACTTTGCATAAAGCATACGATATGTTAGAGCGAATTGAGTATAATGCTTATATTGCCGAAAAAGCGATGGTTTTCGATGCATTAGGTATTAAAAAACTAGTACACGACGGGGAATTAAATTATAATCTGGAGGAGTAA